From Fusobacterium varium:
CAGGCATCATATATGGAAGTACAATAAATCCTTCATCAGCTAATATTTTTGTAGCTTTTATAGTTTCTGAATTATCTGGCATAAGATATTGCGAATCATTAATTATTTCTATTTTAATAAAATCTCCACATCCAGCTTCTCTTGCGATTCTTGCTATTTTTACTGCTTCTTCTGCTGTTCTTGCTCCTGAAGTATTAGGTAAAAGTGTTATGTGCTTAGGTATATAATTTAAAATATTTTCTTTAGGATTTTGAAAATTTATTCTTCTCAATGCCATTGTTATTATTTGTGATCCACTGGCTTCCAGCATAGGAGCTACTAAATTTTTATCAGAAAATTTTCCTGTTCCTGTAAGAAGTCTGCTCCCAAATTCATGTCCTTTTAATATAAATTTATCCATTTTCCCTTCCTTTTCTATTCAATATATGTAAATAAAAATCAGATTAAATTTTAAAACTTCAAAAAGATTTGTATAGTTAATTAAAATAAACAAAGCATAAAATATATTTATAATATCTTTCCATAAAACAGTAATAAAATATCTCTGATTAACAGAACTACTATATTACAATCTAGCCACTGATTCTCTTATATTTTATAAGTAAAATTAAAACAAATCTTTCTATTGAAAAGTTCTTAAAATTATATTCCTGATTATAATTCACACAAATTTTTTAAAATATAAATCTCTTATTCATATTCAATATTAAAATTTTCTAAAAATATCATTGCAGCTATTTTAATAATTATCCTCCAGATACAAAAGAAAGTACTTCTATTTCAGCATTTTCAAATATCTCACTTTCTTTCCATCTATCTTTTTTCACTATTTCATCATTTACAAGAACAACTGCTCCATTGAGTTCTATTGCCCACTCTTCCTCTAATTTTTTAAGAAGTTTCTGGACTGTAAAATTTCTTTCTATTGAATAGCTCTTTCCATTTAAAATTATATCCATATTCTTCCTTTCTATTCTTAATCCAGAATCTCATTGCATCTTTTCATTGGACATAAATCTCCACACATAGTGCATACCTCTTCTTCTATTGGAGCAGAGGATGCTCTGTATGCTTCTGCTTTTTCAGGGTCTATACATTCTGTGAACATTCCTTTCCAGTTAAGTTCTCCCCTAAATTTACTCATTCTGTGATCCCATTCTATAGCACCTTTTATTCCTTTCGCTATATCAGCAGCATGTCCTGCAATTCTTGATGCCATTATTCCCTCTTTCATATCTTCAAGAGTAGGCAGTCTTAAATGTTCTGCTGGTGTTACATAGCAAAGAAAGTCTGCTCCTGAAGATGCTGCAATAGCTCCACCAATAGCGGCTGTAATATGGTCATATCCAGGAGCAATATCTGTAACTAAAGGTCCTAATACATAAAAAGGTGCATTGTGGCATAACTTTTTTTCAATCTGC
This genomic window contains:
- the thiG gene encoding thiazole synthase; this encodes MDKFILKGHEFGSRLLTGTGKFSDKNLVAPMLEASGSQIITMALRRINFQNPKENILNYIPKHITLLPNTSGARTAEEAVKIARIAREAGCGDFIKIEIINDSQYLMPDNSETIKATKILADEGFIVLPYMMPDLIAAKRMEDAGAAAVMPLGSPIGSNRGIVTKPLIEMMLENNRVPIIVDAGIGRPSDAAIAMEMGCDAVLVNTAIATAQDPVKMGRAFSLAVKAGREAFLAKIAEEKKYASASSPLTGFLFRGDK
- the thiS gene encoding sulfur carrier protein ThiS, producing the protein MDIILNGKSYSIERNFTVQKLLKKLEEEWAIELNGAVVLVNDEIVKKDRWKESEIFENAEIEVLSFVSGG